Proteins from a genomic interval of Oryctolagus cuniculus chromosome 8, mOryCun1.1, whole genome shotgun sequence:
- the LOC100352944 gene encoding LOW QUALITY PROTEIN: DDB1- and CUL4-associated factor 6 (The sequence of the model RefSeq protein was modified relative to this genomic sequence to represent the inferred CDS: deleted 2 bases in 1 codon), translated as MTVPNDPYTFLSCGEDGTVRWFDTRIKTSCTKEDCKDDILINCHRAATSVALCPPIPYYLDVGCSDSSVRIYDRRMLGTRATGNYAGRGTTGMVARFIPSHLNNKSCRVTSLCYSEDGQEILVSYSSDYIYLFDPKDDTAREFKTPSAEERREELRQPPVKCLRLRGDWSDTGPRARPESERERDGERSPNVSLMQRMSDMLSRWFEEASEVAQSNRGRGRSRPRGGTSQSDVSAVPTVPSSPDLEVGETAMDVDAPSDQLLQPSTSSTVSAPAHLTSSSTKSPHSTSLLSSPDSEQRQSAEASGHHAHHQSDNNNEKLSPKPGTGEPVLSLHYSTEGTTTSTIKLNFTDEWSSTASSSRGNGSHCKSEGQEESLAPQSSGPSPEGDNDTTFEESTEHVTKSQEGTSAENLDENRTDKAQSDTFTAEPLDSNSGERNNLNLDSPCEVPEESSLSAKGKEPETSDQTSTESTSNPNNTNAEPQAQTEAIEPSAHEETARDAALQDTDDSDDDPVLIPGARYRAGPGDRRSAVARIQEFFRRRKERKEMEELDTLNIRRPLVKMVYKGHRNSRTMIKEANFWGANFVMSGSDCGRIFIWDRHTAEHLMLLEADNHVVNCLQPHPFDPILASSGIDYDIKIWSPLEEIFNRKLADEVITRNELMLEETRNTITVPASFMLRMLASLNHIRADRLEGDRSEGSGQENENEDE; from the exons ATGACTGTACCAAATGACCCTTATACTTTTCTA TCTTGTGGTGAAGATGGAACTGTTAGGTGGTTTGATACACGCATCAAAACTAGCTGCACAAAAGAAGATTGCAAAGATGACATTTTGATTAACTGTCACCGTGCTGCCACCTCTGTAGCTCTTTGTCCACCAATACCATATTATCTTGATGTAGGTTGTTCTGATAGCTCAGTACGAATATATGATCGTCGAATGCTGGGCACAAGAGCTACAGGGAATTATGCAGGGCGAGGAACTACTGGAATGGTTGCCCGTTTTATTCCTTCCCATCTTAATAATAAATCCTGCAGAGTGACATCTCTATGTTACAGTGAAGATGGCCAAGAGATTCTCGTTAGTTACTCTTCAGATTACATATACCTTTTTGACCCAAAAGATGACACAGCGCGAGAATTTAAGACTCCTTCtgcagaagagagaagagaagagttaCGACAACCGCCAGTTAAGTGTTTGAGACTTCGTGGTGATTGGTCAGATACTGGACCCAGAGCAAGGCCTGAGAGTGAACGAGAACGAGATGGAGAACGAAGTCCCAACGTGTCATTGATGCAGAGAATGTCTGACATGTTATCAAGATGGTTTGAAGAAGCAAGTGAAGTTGCACAGAGTAATAGAGGACGAGGAAGATCTCGACCCAGAGGTGGAACAAGTCAGTCAGATGTTTCAGCTGTTCCTACTGTCCCATCAAGTCCTGATTTGGAAGTGGGTGAAACTGCAATGGATGTAGATGCTCCTTCTGATCAGTTGCTTCAGCCATCTACATCTTCTACGGTATCAGCTCCAGCTCACTTAACCTCATCTTCCACAAAAAGCCCTCATTCTACTTCTTTGTTATCATCTCCAGACAGTGAACAGAGGCAGTCTGCTGAGGCTTCTGGGCACCATGCACATCATCAGTCTGATAACAATAATGAAAAGCTGAGCCCCAAACCAGGGACAGGTGAACCAGTTTTAAGTTTGCACTACAGCACAGAAGGAACAACTACAAGCACAATAAAACTGAACTTTACAGATGAGTGGAGCAGTACAGCCTCCAGTTCTAGAGGAAATGGGAGCCATTGCAAATCTGAGGGTCAGGAGGAATCCCTGGCCCCACAGAGCTCAGGGCCATCACCAGAAGGCGATAATGATACAACTTTTGAAGAATCAACAGAACATGTGACAAAAAGTCAAGAAGGCACATCTGCAGAAAACCTAGATGAGAACAGGACAGATAAAGCACAATCAGATACATTTACAGCTGAGCCATTGGATTCCAACTCAGGAGAAAGGAATAACCTCAATCTTGATAGCCCCTGTGAGGTTCCAGAAGAATCCTCTTTGTCTGCAAAAGgcaaggaaccagaaacttcagaTCAGACTAGCACTGAGAGTACTTCCAATCCAAATAACACCAATGCTGAGCCTCAGGCCCAAACAGAAGCCATCGAGCCTTCAGCTCATGAGGAAACAGCCAGGGACGCTGCTCTTCAGGACACAGATGATAGTGATGATGACCCAGTCCTGATCCCAGGTGCAAGGTATCGAGCAGGACCTGGTGATAGACGCTCTGCTGTTGCCCGCATTCAGGAGTTCTTCAGacggagaaaagaaaggaaagaaatggaagaattggATACTTTGAACATTAGAAGGCCACTAGTAAAGATGGTTTATAAAGGCCATCGCAACTCCAGGACAATGATAAAAGAAGCCAATTTCTGGGGTGCTAACTTCGTCATGAGCGGCTCTGACTGTGGCCGTATCTTCATCTGGGATCGGCACACTGCCGAGCACTTGATGCTTCTGGAAGCCGATAACCACGTGGTAAACTGCCTGCAGCCACATCCCTTCGACCCAATTCTAGCCTCGTCTGGCATAGATTATGACATAAAGATCTGGTCACCACTAGAAGAGATTTTTAACCGAAAACTTGCTGATGAAGTTATAACTCGAAATGAACTCATGCTGGAAGAGACTAGAAATACCATTACAGTTCCAGCCTCTTTCATGTTAAGGATGTtggcttcactgaatcatatccGAGCAGACCGGTTGGAGGGTGACAGATCAGAAGGCTCTGGCCAGGAGAATGAAAATGAGGACGAGTAA